One stretch of Pradoshia sp. D12 DNA includes these proteins:
- a CDS encoding phosphatase PAP2 family protein: protein MYQSMFTIAITITIMTVFLVIILSKRNPFIVFKILWDSRKNKKSWIHFALLGTILLINKLELQIESNFIHIGDYSHIIQQYEGQLLANFQNLLYNIWLTEITTFFYIIIFVTLISTSFVLYFIQQNKQLFYTFIYAVGLNYLIAIPFYLFLPVNEVWYVHSQVHFLIPEVYPDFETQYRNVSGLNNCFPSLHNSISLTLLFLSYKSNNKPFKWFMTGSVGIIMFSTIYLGIHWLTDMAAGVLLAITAFTMANLISILVSKSARMEGKMTPNLLFIKNKTVSSKIKSEKQAN from the coding sequence ATGTATCAATCTATGTTTACGATTGCTATCACCATCACGATTATGACGGTTTTTTTAGTTATTATCTTATCAAAGCGTAACCCTTTCATCGTATTTAAGATTTTATGGGATAGCCGAAAGAACAAAAAATCATGGATTCATTTTGCATTACTTGGGACTATACTTTTAATCAATAAACTGGAATTGCAAATAGAGAGCAATTTTATTCATATCGGGGACTATTCTCATATTATTCAGCAGTATGAAGGGCAATTACTGGCTAATTTCCAAAACCTATTGTATAATATTTGGTTAACAGAAATCACAACTTTTTTCTACATCATTATATTTGTCACTTTGATTTCAACATCATTTGTCCTCTATTTCATCCAACAAAACAAGCAATTATTCTATACATTTATTTATGCCGTTGGGCTGAATTATCTTATTGCCATACCCTTTTATCTTTTTTTACCTGTTAATGAGGTATGGTATGTCCATTCTCAGGTACACTTTTTAATCCCGGAAGTTTATCCGGACTTTGAGACTCAATATCGGAATGTATCAGGATTGAATAACTGTTTCCCAAGCCTGCATAACTCGATTTCACTGACTTTATTATTCTTAAGCTATAAGTCGAACAATAAGCCTTTTAAATGGTTTATGACTGGCAGTGTGGGAATAATCATGTTCTCCACTATTTATCTTGGCATACACTGGCTGACAGATATGGCTGCAGGAGTACTTCTTGCTATTACAGCCTTTACGATGGCCAATTTGATCTCTATATTGGTAAGTAAGTCTGCGCGAATGGAAGGGAAAATGACACCCAACCTGCTTTTCATCAAAAATAAAACCGTATCTTCAAAGATTAAATCCGAAAAGCAAGCGAACTAA